Proteins co-encoded in one Chrysemys picta bellii isolate R12L10 chromosome 13, ASM1138683v2, whole genome shotgun sequence genomic window:
- the LOC101935631 gene encoding olfactory receptor 11A1-like, giving the protein MQLMEKGEGENQTFVTEFILLGFGDLPELQILLFLVFLVIYIATMVGNILIVALVVADQHLHTPMYFFLGNLSCLETCYTSTILPRMLASLLTRDRTISVEGCITQLVLFGSLATTECYLLTVMSYDRYLAICKPLHYGALMNGRLCLQLAAGSWISGFLACTLFMSLMPQLIFCGPNEIDHFFCDFTVLIQLSCSDTSQITPVIYIFSFLNVVSPFLLTLTSYVCIIVTILRIPSTSGRQKAFSTCSSHLIVVALFYGTIMIVYMVPKSGTLRALNKVFSICYTVLTPLANPLIYSLRNREVKEALRNAVRRSVTLTKNSD; this is encoded by the coding sequence ATGCAGCTCATGGagaaaggagaaggggaaaatCAAACGTTCGTCACGGAATTCATCCTCTTGGGGTTTGGGGATCTCCCCGAGCTGCAGATCCTTCTCTTCCTGGTTTTCCTAGTGATCTACATTGCGACCATGGTCGGGAACATACTCATCGTTGcgctagttgtggctgatcagcaccttcacacccccatgtacttcttcctggggaacttgtcctgcttggagacctgctacacctccaccatcctgcccaggatgctggccagtctcctgactagggacagaaccatttctgtgGAGGGCTGCATCACACAATTGGTTTTATTTGGTTCTCTGGCAACTACAGAGTGTTATCTCCTGACAGTGATGTCCTACGATCGGTATTTAGCTATATGCAAACCGCTGCACTATGGAGCCCTTATGAATGGCCGGCTGTGCCTCCAGCTAGCAGCTGGGTCTTGGATAAGTGGATTTCTAGCTTGTACACTATTCATGTCTCTAATGCCACAGTTAATTTTCTGCGGCCctaatgaaattgaccatttcttttgtgatttcaccGTACTGATTCAACTCTCCTGCAGCGACACCAGCCAGATCACACcagttatttatatattttccttTCTAAATGTAGTTTCCCCTTTTCTATTAACCCTGACATCCTATGTGTGTATCATTGTGACCATCCTGCGAATCCCGTCCACTAGTGGGAGGCAAaaagccttttccacctgctcctcccacctcattgtggtgGCACTTTTCTATGGGACCATAATGATTGTCTACATGGTACCGAAATCCGGCACCCTGAGAGCCCTGAACAAAGTGTTCTCTATCTGCTAcacagtcctgactcccctggcCAATCCGCTCatttacagcctgagaaacagagaggtcaaggaggCCTTGAGAAACGCTGTCAGGAGATCTGTGACCCTTACAAAAAATTCAGATTAG